Part of the Burkholderia humptydooensis genome, AGCATACGAAAAAAAGCCGCCTGAGATTCAGAAAATGCTTGCCGAGCAGATCGAAAATGGCATACCCGACGATGCCCCAGAAGAGCCGGACATCGAGATGGAAGCTGCGAAATGCCCGATATTTGGCCATTGTTGCCCTGGGGGTTCCGAGCAAGCGGCAGTGTGCAGAGCCGGCCTAAATGAAGAGGATCCAGATAACGACGTCGACAACTAGCGTCTAATTGGGGTTCGGCGCTTGAACCTTGGTGCCGCCCCCGAACTCACTACTGGACGGCAGCGCGACAAGGAAGCCGGGGCATCGTTGCGCACCGTCCTTCTCTTGCTGCCGCCTGCGCTACGCCACAAACGATCCATGTAGGCTCCGTCGCGCCATTCGTTTGCGCCCCGCAGCTTAATGCCAGATGCGGAACCGCGCGGGTGCGCGGGCGGTACAGACGCCAGCTTACTTAGAGACGGTTTCATAAAGACTGCTGGGCTCGCCGCAGGGTATTCCAGCAGATCAGGCAGCAGCCGAGTTTGAGGAACGCTTCATGAATGTCGGCGCGACGTTCAAAGCGAATACGTAGACGGCGGAAATGATGCAGCCAAGCATGAGTACGTTCGACGACCCAACGGACTTTTCCAAGGCCACTACCGTGCGGCTGACCGCGCCGCGCGATGCTGGTGGGGATGTTGCGCTCGTGAAGGATGCGTCGGTATTTGTCGTGGTCGTAACCACGGTCGGCGTAGACGCGGGCAGGACGGCTCAGAGGCCGTCCACGCACGCCGCCGATCGGCACAATGGCCTCGATCAGCGGAACCAGTTGGGTGACGTCGTTACGATTGGCGCCGGTCAGGATTGCCGCGATCGGCGTTCCGTTGGCGTCGGTGGCGATGTGGTGCTTCGACCCGGGTCGAGCTCGATCGGTGGGGTTCGGGCCAGTTTTTCGCCCGCCCCAACCGCACGAATCGACGATGAGTCGACGACCACACGGGAGAAGTCGATCTTCTCGGCTGCTCGCAGTTTCGCCAGCAGCACCGCGTGCAGTCGATCCCACACACCGGCTTGCTGCCAATCGCGCAGCCTGCGCCAACAACTTACGCCTGAGCCGCATCCCATTTCGGACGGTAAGTCGCGCCAACGAATGCCCGTCTTCAGCACAAAAAGGATGCCCGTCAAAGCCGCACGGTCCGCTACCGGCTTGCGACCGGGGTACTTGAAGCGGCGCGGCTTTGGCGGAGGTAGCAGTGCTTCGATCAGTG contains:
- a CDS encoding IS5 family transposase (programmed frameshift), with the protein product MGKPIIDDELWALIEALLPPPKPRRFKYPGRKPVADRAALTGILFVLKTGIRWRDLPSEMGCGSGVSCWRRLRDWQQAGVWDRLHAVLLAKLRAAEKIDFSRVVVDSSSIRAVGAGGKTGPNPTDRARPGSKHHIATDANGTPIAAILTGANRNDVTQLVPLIEAIVPIGGVRGRPLSRPARVYADRGYDHDKYRRILHERNIPTSIARRGQPHGSGLGKVRWVVERTHAWLHHFRRLRIRFERRADIHEAFLKLGCCLICWNTLRRAQQSL